From a single Gadus morhua chromosome 3, gadMor3.0, whole genome shotgun sequence genomic region:
- the sorbs2a gene encoding sorbin and SH3 domain-containing protein 2 isoform X2, translated as MDANARHTCSQRKVCPSTLNLQEVSLTMNTDSGGSCTRRTAMSLTLSPMKRVQSSPNLTTGCESNSPDSDAWRSQSAIDGFRNGDANSSSLAAKGFRSVRPNLQDKKTLSQASTAMPFPPPRRDSFLLSPTGTNPPTYSSLQALDASLNPHTFAPYHNEGEAWKESYTLRSQSSHSFSESCRTTSTSFTPDVPPQANQGLGCVSNDMGSSTTATANAQAQERKVSSLKLTPVTIPDPPAHLHHPEPHPPPPKPQSLASPSSASPPPPPPRRDSSIQPQAATQRASPSRPLRGTPKATSGPQVGSKGSGRASVPTPPLGPPPGRAAESRDCAPAVPPRPSPANLLGQVLSQAMNGSTGPPQRPLSPPAYPPPPASLHMGLHRQSRSSEGSECYTRETVTSGHSSGLYSTLPIARFSEEERKVSLIKAPHYEGIGPVDETGIPIAIRTTVDRPKDWYKTMFKQIHMVHKADDDYSDTYNATYALINNEAHSMSTDPTMAHPPPRTHTYRPLAKSPSGEPGTLGPREPPPSPAPPPPPPPMPSLLQLRTRDSDREKESQDMNQWGPPDRKVDTRKYRAEPKSIFEYEPGKSSILAQERPTFDDIDLENEPWFKFFSELEFGRPPPKKRLDYNPAVSTRQHMETSLHIAPADTKAPERPASAAGDYRKRRKSEPSASLANNPSDQRRSAAVSPKPPDSSRASTLRKPSAHSSPSSPSRPKGGDACAMYSPRETSPAPPKPHAPCLTPPRRPDASPTRRDGSPDGSRSSSRGSGCLKRRRPENHRRRLEEEGQEEMETWSGSEDPPGPPAPPVPAAPGKLRSRSCDDLLNDGLPGSGGAGAARSESVGSLLCDGGGPSGAPGNGSSTGSLPRPHRRRAHDSPGFLQLYRKMHHIDRAQLIPSEVIRSVRARILELEGQPHLLRQHLFPWTPTGGGDVPRDVVPSRISEYEQLIQKSKSMPNLGDGEGPSGTNTPGGSSSLASSGGGATPVYPKRRFSIESLLEEDLGNGVNGGNGVNGGSGSAAAAAPSPRATAADVPRPLRSPPEGQPRAGPEPDRVARSSFTAARAVPQGQRAHPEYSDSEQDAVASDLSDFIPVEGSSFCSESDLDHCSLTSTESLYGSTALHHQLRHHHGLLHHHHHHHHHQPGHQSLGQSQGYQHRHLISSCKGRCPASYTRFTTMLRHERERARQERQRPSLPQQQPLQLEPRSRDSRPPAHTSQSQQAMAKLAFLVSPVPFRRKKGSPPSTRRSSGGGGGGRSGRPKSKEAIYDALDAALRDIYEHLQAERGHHGGRAPDDGVLRRMLAELLPDVPERSSSLRGRQRCRLDGSSSNAGDPDGCPAGYASSYRRDTSSPRIQSPRIQSPRIQSPRMQSPISACYSRQHSPDTANNNDYGEERGNGNILCYSDQDVSRGYSTTDGHHTPQGRRATPEREVSHKQMTQLILFSLLHQKQPARAIYDFKAQSAKELTFKKGDAVNIVRQIDNNWYEGEHRGRTGIFPISYVEKMPSSERQQQPARPPPPAKVREMGEAVARYNFNADTNVELSLRKGERVLLLRQVDPNWYEGKIPDSTKQGIFPVSYVDIVKHSPSRSPAHHVDPLGYPGSRTPSSTPTKPPCILPPPPHPHHPPSTPPLPPPSAQRALHLQAVTNEWLSLTLDTPPRTTCTPPPPTPPPLPAHHHLVSLPRTPPPAPPRRCFSPPAPPWRASSGHSSPVFRQAMPDLNFSLVPFEPPPPHTPPPPPPPPPPPPPPPFSPSSRRSSVSLFNNTQLPQPSAYQAWTGQYPPPPPPPPPPPPPPPPPPHSPSSPRSSVSLFNKTQPPQPSTYQAWTGHNPLPLPPPPPPPPPPPHSPSYPRPALNVSFIENTRGSQPSSYQAGSGRLFCTEVDPEALPKEVAQWWGGSDLSIVDQSQELSETTPPDADPYELLLSMILDFVTVDDDEKVPRWSPVERSSPEPFAGRSHDKRDSSEARPPASASPVGQSTSAVRLECHKPVTIEPLSIGWKKPVKPGDDPHVEAGRLPTVTEEGCIELFIQEEEEGGGSDEEADSRLPHDGQKAAACPSTLKPLAPLHLCSSPALTPPPAAPLSAPTPSSASVSSCLLDGDDRDAINALTTAPSGSPPQPTDRPCTTSPDPHLRPSPLSPPPPRHLDPTKQSICPGSLPPSSSLPPPLESSHMQPSPPPPLPCSPSPPSSPPPPAPSPPHPPHPPPTPSTPPRQVPRCAKLKPAYKHHETVLEGKPPRSPVPARSSPLSMERGRRRFLQDALQGGGDPFRALYNYLPRNEDELELREGDIVDVMEKCDDGWFVGTSRRSKQFGTFPGNYVKRL; from the exons GCCTCCACCGCGATGCCGTTCCCGCCCCCCAGGAGGGACAGTTTCCTCCTGTCCCCCACCGGCACTAACCCCCCCACGTACAGCTCCCTGCAGGCCCTGGATGCTAGTTTGAATCCCCATACCTTTGCACCGTATCATAATGAGGGTGAGGCATGGAAAGAGTCCTACACCTTGCGAAGCCAatcctctcactccttctccgaGTCTTGCAGAACAACCTCCACCTCTTTCACTCCAGATGTCCCCCCACAGGCTAACCAAGGCTTAGGATGTGTCTCAAACGATATGGGCAGTAGCACCACCGCCACAGCTAACGCCCAGGCTCAAGAGCGAAAGGTGTCTTCCCTCAAGCTGACCCCCGTCACCATCCCTGACCCTCCagctcacctccaccaccccgaACCCCACCCTCCGCCCCCCAAACCCCAGAGCCTGGCTTCCCCTTCCTCCgcatcccctccaccaccgcccccccgtAGAGATTCCAGCATCCAACCCCAAGCCGCGACGCAGAGGGCCTCGCCGTCCCGCCCGCTCCGCGGGACCCCCAAGGCCACCTCGGGACCCCAGGTGGGGTCCAAGGGGTCAGGTCGGGCGTCGGTTCCGACCCCGCCGTTGGGTCCTCCTCCGGGCCGGGCGGCTGAAAGCAGGGACTGCGCCCCGGCCGTTCCTCCGCGGCCCTCGCCGGCCAACCTGTTG GGCCAGGTCCTCTCTCAGGCCATGAATGGAAGCACAGGCCCCCCCCAgaggcccctctccccccctgcctaccctcctcccccagcctccctccaCATGGGGCTCCACAGGCAGAGCAGGAGTTCAG AGGGCAGCGAGTGTTACACCCGGGAGACGGTGACGTCAGGCCACTCCAGCGGGCTCTACAGCACGCTGCCCATCGCCCGCTtctctgaggaggagaggaaggtgtCCCTCATCAAGGCCCCCCACTACGAGGGCATCGGCCCCGTGGACGAGACGGGCATCCCCATCGCCATACGCACG ACAGTGGACCGGCCCAAGGACTGGTACAAGACCATGTTCAAGCAGATCCACATGGTCCACAAAGCAG ACGACGATTATTCAGATACCTACAACGCCACGTACGCCTTGATAAACAACG AGGCCCACAGCATGTCCACGGACCCTACCATggcccaccctccccccaggaCACACACCTACCGGCCCCTGGCCAAGAGCCCGTCGGGTGAGCCGGGGACCCTGGGCCCCCGGGAGCCCCCTCCGTCCCCCGCGCCTCCCCCGCCGCCTCCACCCatgccctccctcctccagctgaGGACCCGGGACAGCGACCGGGAGAAGGAGTCCCAAGACAT GAACCAGTGGGGGCCCCCGGACAGGAAGGTGGACACCAGGAAGTACAGGGCAGAGCCCAAGAGCATATTTGAGTATGAGCCAGGGAAGTCCTCCATATTGGCGCAGGAGAGACCA ACCTTTGATGATATAGATTTAGAGAACGAGCCTTGGTTTAAGTTCTTTTCAGAGCTTGAGTTTGGGAGACCG CCTCCTAAAAAGCGTCTGGATTATAATCCAGCAGTCTCCACCCGCCAGCATATGGAG ACCTCTCTGCACATCGCTCCGGCTGACACTAAGGCACCGGAGAGACCCGCGAG CGCGGCCGGCGACTACAGGAAGCGGAGGAAGTCTGAGCCCTCTGCCTCCCTTGCCAACAACCCGTCCGACCAGAGGAGATCTGCGGCGGTCTCCCCCAAACCCCCGGACTCGTCCAGAGCCAGCACCCTGAGGAAGCCCTCCGCCCACTCCtcaccttcctctccctccagaccCAAGG GTGGGGACGCATGCGCCATGTACTCCCCCCGTGAGACCTCCCCGGCTCCCCCCAAGCCCCACGCCCCCTGTCTCACGCCCCCGCGGCGCCCCGACGCTAGCCCCACGCGGCGGGACGGCAGCCCGGACGGcagccgctcctcctccagagGCTCGGGCTGTCTGAAGCGCCGCCGGCCGGAGAACCACCGGCggcggctggaggaggaggggcaggaggagatggagaccTGGAGCGGGTCGGAGGACCcgcccggcccccccgccccgcccgtcCCGGCCGCGCCGGGCAAGCTGCGGTCGCGCAGCTGCGACGACCTGCTCAACGACGGGCTCCCCGGCTCGGGCGGGGCCGGCGCGGCCCGCTCGGAGAGCGTCGGCTCGTTGCTGTGCGACGGCGGCGGGCCCTCGGGCGCCCCCGGCAACGGGTCCTCCACGGGctccctgccccgcccccaccgccgccgcgcGCACGACTCGCCGGGCTTCCTGCAGCTGTACCGCAAGATGCACCACATCGACCGCGCCCAGCTCATCCCGTCGGAGGTCATCCGCTCGGTGCGCGCCCGCATCCTGGAGCTGGAGGGCCAGCCGCACCTCCTCCGCCAGCACCTCTTCCCCTGGACGCCGACCGGCGGCGGGGACGTGCCGCGCGACGTGGTGCCCAGCCGCATCTCCGAGTACGAGCAGCTGATCCAGAAGTCCAAGTCCATGCCCAACCTGGGGGACGGCGAGGGCCCGTCGGGCACCAACACGCCGGGCGGCTCCTCGTCGCTGGCCAGCAGCGGGGGAGGGGCCACGCCCGTCTACCCCAAGCGCCGCTTCTCCATCGAGTCCCTGCTGGAGGAGGACCTCGGCAACGGCGTGAACGGCGGCAACGGCGTGAACGGCGGCTCcggctccgccgccgccgccgccccatcGCCGCGGGCCACCGCCGCCGACGTGCCGCGCCCGCTCCGCAGCCCGCCGGAGGGCCAGCCCCGCGCGGGGCCCGAGCCCGACCGCGTGGCACGCAGCTCCTTCACGGCGGCCCGCGCCGTGCCCCAGGGCCAGCGGGCCCACCCGGAGTACTCTGACAGCGAGCAGGACGCGGTGGCCTCGGACCTCAGCGACTTCATCCCCGTGGAGGGCTCGTCCTTCTGCAGCGAGAGCGACCTGGACCACTGCTCCCTCACCTCCACCGAGAGCCTGTACGGCTCCACCGCGCTGCACCACCAGCTGCGCCACCACCACGGCctgctgcaccaccaccaccaccaccaccaccaccagcccggCCACCAGAGCCTGGGCCAGAGCCAGGGCTACCAGCACCGCCACCTCATCAGCTCCTGCAAGGGCCGCTGCCCGGCCTCCTACACCCGCTTCACCACCATGCTGCGTCACGAGCGGGAGCGCGCCCGCCAGGAGCGCCAgaggccctccctcccccagcagcagcccctgCAGCTGGAGCCCAGGAGCCGCGACAGCCGGCCCCCCGCCCACACCTCCCAGTCGCAGCAGGCCATGGCCAAGCTGGCCTTCCTGGTCAGCCCCGTGCCTTTCCGCAGGAAAAAGGGCTCTCCTCCTTCGACGAGGAGGagcagcggcggcgggggcggaggCCGGAGCGGCAGACCCAAGTCCAAAGAGGCTATTTACGACGCACTGGACGCCGCCCTGAGGGACATCTACGAGCACCTCCAGGCGGAGAGGGGCCACCACGGGGGCCGGGCCCCCGACGACGGCGTCCTGCGGAGGATGCTGGCCGAGCTGCTCCCGGACGTCCCGGAGAGGAGCTCCTCGCTGCGGGGCCGGCAGAGGTGTCGCCTGGACGGGAGCTCCTCCAACGCCGGGGACCCCGACGGGTGCCCCGCGGGGTACGCCTCCTCGTACAGGCGGGACACCTCCTCGCCGCGGATACAGTCGCCGCGGATACAGTCGCCGCGGATACAGTCGCCGCGGATGCAGTCGCCCATCAGCGCCTGCTACAGCCGCCAGCACTCGCCGGACACGGCGAACAACAACGATTACGGAGAGGAGCGGGGCAACGGAAACATTCTCTGTTACTCAG aCCAGGACGTCTCCAGAGGCTACTCCACCACTGATGGACACCACACACCGCAAGGAAGGAGGGCCACCCCCGAGAGAGAG GTCTCCCATAAGCAGATGACACAACttattctcttctctctcctccaccagaAACAGCCGGCCAGAGCCATTTATGACTTTAAGGCCCAATCTGCTAA GGAGCTGACGTTCAAGAAAGGAGACGCGGTGAACATCGTGCGGCAGATAGACAACAACTGGTATGAGGGGGAGCACCGCGGCCGGACGGGCATCTTCCCCATCTCCTATGTAGAG AAGATGCCCTCGTcggagaggcagcagcagcccgccaggccccccccgcccgccaagGTCCGGGAGATGGGCGAAGCCGTGGCCCGCTACAACTTCAACGCAGACACCAACGTGGAGCTCTCTCTCAGAAAG gGCGAGAGAGTGTTGCTGCTGCGGCAGGTGGATCCTAACTGGTACGAGGGGAAGATCCCAGACAGCACCAAGCAGGGCATCTTCCCCGTCTCCTACGTGGACATCGTCAAGCACTCTCCATCCCGAAGCCCGGCCCACCACGTGGATCCTCTCGGATACCCCGGCAGTAGGACACccagctccacccccaccaAG CCTCCCTGCAtcctcccgcctcctccccatccccaccaccccccctccacccctccgctACCACCGCCCTCCGCCCAGAGAGCCCTCCACCTGCAAGCCGTCACCAACGAGTGGCTCTCCCTCACCCTGGACACGCCCCCCCGCACAACGTgcacccctcccccgcccacaCCTCCGCCACtccccgcccaccaccacctcgtGTCCCTGCCCAGAACGCCCCCCCCTGCGCCCCCGAGGAGGTGCTTCAGCCCACCTGCTCCGCCCTGGCGAGCCTCCTCTGGCCATTCAAGTCCCGTGTTCAGACAAGCGATGCCAGACTTGAACTTCTCTCTGGTGCCTTTtgagccaccaccacctcacacacctcctcctcctcctcctcctcctcctcctcctcctcctcctccattttcCCCTTCCTCCCGCAGATCTAGTGTCTCCTTGTTTAATAATACTCAATTGCCTCAACCTTCGGCCTATCAGGCTTGGACCGGAcaatatcctcctcctcctcctcctcctcctcctcctcctcctcctcctcctcctcctccacactctccttcctccccaagaTCCAGTGTCTCCTTGTTTAACAAAACTCAACCACCCCAACCTTCAACCTACCAGGCTTGGACAGGACAtaatcctcttcctcttcctcctcctcctcctcctcctcctcctcctccacactctcCTTCCTACCCAAGACCTGCTCTAAACGTCTCCTTCATTGAAAACACTCGAGGGTCCCAGCCGTCGTCCTATCAGGCGGGGTCGGGGCGGTTGTTTTGCACTGAGGTGGACCCAGAGGCTTTGCCCAAAGAGGTTGCACAGTGGTGGGGCGGCTCAGACCTGAGCATAGTCGACCAAAGCCAGGAACTATCAGAAACCACACCGCCGGACGCCGACCCTTACGAACTGTTGCTGTCCATGATTCTGGACTTCGTCACCGTCGACGACGACGAGAAGGTCCCCAGGTGGTCCCCGGTCGAGCGCTCGTCGCCCGAGCCGTTCGCCGGGAGATCGCACGACAAGCGTGATTCGTCCGAGGCGAGGCCCCCTGCTAGCGCGTCGCCCGTCGGCCAATCAACGAGCGCCGTTCGACTAGAGTGCCACAAGCCGGTTACTATTGAGCCTCTGTCTATCGGTTGGAAAAAGCCTGTGAAACCCGGGGACGACCCCCACGTGGAGGCCGGCCGGCTGCCCACCGTCACAGAAGAGGGCTGCATTGAGCTTTTTAttcaggaagaggaggaaggaggcggcAGTGACGAAGAAGCCGACAGTAGATTGCCTCACGACGGCCAAAAG GCTGCCGCCTGCCCGTCCACTTTAAAACCCCTCGCTCCCCTCCACCTCTGTTCGTCGCCCGCGCTAACGCCACCACCAGCAGCTCCTCTCTCCGCCCCTACCCCGTCCTCGGCCTCCGTTTCCTCCTGCCTCCTTGATGGCGACGATAGGGACGCCAtcaatgccctcaccactgctcCCTCTGGCTCTCCTCCTCAACCAACTGATCGCCCCTGTACCACGTCACCCGATCCCCACCTCCGCCCGTCTCCTCTcagtccaccaccacctcgacACCTGGACCCAACGAAGCAGTCCATCTGCCCCGGCTCCCTTCCTCCGagctcctcccttcctccaccctTGGAATCCTCACACATGCAgccatcacctccccctcctctaccctgctctccttctcctccatcttcacctccacctcccgctccatctcctcctcatcctcctcatcctcctcctactccatcAACCCCACCCCGACAAGTGCCTAGGTGTGCCAAGCTCAAG CCGGCCTATAAGCACCACGAGACGGTGCTGGAGGGTAAACCTCCCCGTAGCCCCGTCCCGGCCAGGAGTTCTCCCCTGTCCATGGAAAGAGGTCGAAGG CGATTCCTTCAAGATGCACTCCAAGGCGGAGGAGATCC GTTCCGTGCCCTGTACAATTACTTGCCTCGCAACGAAGACGAACTGGAGCTCAGAGAAGGAGACATCGTGGACGTGATGGAGAAGTGTGACGATGGCTGGTTTGTTG GGACTTCTCGTCGGAGCAAGCAGTTTGGAACCTTCCCAGGGAACTACGTGAAGCGGCTATAA